GATCTCGCTTCTGGAGGAACCTTTAATATCAACGTCAAGGTTTCCTTCAGAAACCATATCAGAAGCCTCAAGCAGTTCGTTGATGGGCTTTCTGTAAATATTCATAATTACAAAAACAAGTAAACCGCCGATAAGCAATGAAAGGAAAGTTACCAGAAAAATTTTGTTTACGGAATTTGTAATTAGCACATCCAGTTTTTCTTTCTGGTCAGCACTGGCGGCTTCAGCCACTTCTCCAACTCTTGTGGCTATAGACATCATATTTTTCTCTTCGAGCGTTTTTCTTTCTTCCAGAACCTTAAATTGCTCGAAATCTGCCTGGAAATCTTCGGCACTTCTAAGTATCTCATTCCCTGCAGCAATATTTTCCGGCCTATCCATCCTCCTGTTTAAGTCTGTAGAAAGTTCAATAATTTCTTCCATAAACACATTGAAATTATCTGCATATTGCTGGTCGGGGCTCATAGCATAATTTTGATACTCATTTTGAGCTTTCATTGTCAGTACAATTATCCTTTGAGCGCTCTCGGCATTGGAAAATTTTTTCTCGAGGGTCTCATTTGAGTACCCGGCCTCAAATTCCTCTCTGTACTGGACCATCTGATTTTTAGAAAGCTTATCTGCGTTTATGATTAGAATTTCACTATCATTAACAAGTTTACTCCTTACCTTAGCCTGTTCGTCTTCTGCTTCAACATATCTGTTAAAAGTTTCATTGAATTCCCTGGAAGCTTCAAGGACAAGATCCATTCTGTCACGGTTCTCAGGGTCAAGGTAGCCTATGTATATCACTTTGGATATCTCTGCCTGTGTGGGCACAAAACTGAGATAATGATAAACTTCTTTTTTGTAGGCAGGATCGCCGTGAATAACATAGCTTTCTTCAGCTTGCAGGGCGTCCTGCATATTATTCATGATAAAAGTCATATTCTGGATAGCCCGGCTCTTCTTATCAACTTCGTTCATGCCCTGATAACCTGTATAACCTACAAAAAAGATCAAAATCAGGAGTAGGGCAAACCCTATCACTACATGCCCTATTTTTGTACTTTTATACATCTTTTTTCACCCGTGCTTCCAGCATCTTAACTTCTGTAGTCTATCTGCCTAAAACCGGATACAGATAATACCTGTAAAAGACAGAGACACACATCTTCAGAAGGCTTTTATCCAGATTTCCCAACAACTGCTCAATATAGAGTATTTAAGAATTCATAAATATTATGATCCTTTAAAAGAGTAAGAAACTTAAAGGGTAAAAACCTCAAATAATGGGGGAACCGAATAACCAGTTTCATCAGAAGTGTTACTTCTGAAGTATACTCAGGATAACTTAATGGGGAGAATTCATTACTGTAAGAAACTCCTTGACCTGCGATCCAAATCTATCAAAATTAATAGGTTTGGAAAGAACTGCATGACATCCGGCTTTAAGAAATTCCTGCCTACTTTCAGGATCACAATTCCCTGTGACAGCGACCACCTTTATACTTTCTGTATCAGGATTGCATTTTATCCGCTGAAGCAATTCAAGTCCATGCATTTTTGGGAGTTCCATATCCATCAGTATGAGATCAACTTTAACCTTGCTGAGGACTTCCAGTGCTTCAAAGCCGTTTTTTGCCTTTATCGGGTCATATCCGCAGGACTTCAGAAGGTCGGATTCAACAACAAGATTAAGCAAGTTATCCTCAACAATCAGGATTTCAGGCATTTAATCACTCCTGTATCTGCTTGAAGAATTCTCTGATTGGGTCCTTCATACAGAGGTACTTATTTTAAAGAAATTTTTATTCTAAAGAGGGTATTTTTCTGAATCTAGTTTCGCAATTAGTAGGGGATAAACTTCTCAATTATCTAACTTCTTAACTATAGGGAATAAATATCCGATTAATCTGATAAAATTCCATTAAATATTCTTACAGCTTTCTATGGAAAGCGGATGTGTTCCGTACTACCCTTCTGGATATAAAATTTAAGCATAAATTTTAAGCATAAATTTTAAGATTTAAATGTAAATGGGTTGGGATTTAAAAGCCTAAGTACAAACACCTGCAACTAAATTTTAACACTAAGTAAAGGAATTCAGTGCAAAAACAAGTCATTTAGTTCCAGTGTGATTCTTTGTATGGAAATAATGTTGATTCTTTGTATGGAAATATTACGTGAGAGTCAATTCCCCAACTTATAAAAACAATATAAATCCCCGTAGAATATAAAGTTATTTATTAAGATATATAACATTATTTTAATATAAAGATTGAAAATAGGATAGTTGATGCTTGGTTAGATAATTTTTATTTAGGCAATCCTTACTTAGATTTTAGATAATTTTATTTAGGTAATCCTTACTTAGATTTTAACAATCTTTACTTAGATTTAGATAATCCTTACTTACATGATTCTTATTCACATATATGCTAAGGCAGAGCCAGCTCTATATTTTATAAAAAGAGCTCTTTCAAATCTTCCACCGGTTCTATGCAACCGAGACAGACGGCTTTGAATAAATATAGACAAAGAATAATAAAATTTTACTAAAATTTATTAACACACAAAAAGCCAGAATAGAAGCAGACAAAAACAAAAAAAATTGACGAAGATAATTAAAAAAGTTTAATATAGCTGTTTTCGTATATACTTTTTCATATTAAGAAAAAAGAATTGATAATCAGAAAAACTTGTGTTAACTGTATATGTTAGCATGTATGCATCTTCTTAAAAATTCTCTGATTTCATTCCAGCTAAAAACTTTCAGTTACTGTTTAACACAAATTTTCAGTAATCATCTTAGAGATTCAACGTTAATAAAGATTCCAAGTTGTTGAAATTCTAAGCATTTAATTCTGAACTATTTAAATTCTGAACTATTTAAATTCTGAACTATTAAATTCCAAGTTACTGAAATTCTAAATTGTTATTTTCGAGATCGTTCTCTGTTAATAACAGGTTTGAAAAATAAAAACGCGATTATAAATCGGCATGTTTATACTGAATTCGAAAGTATTTTTAAAATGAAATACGGTCAGGGAACTTCAAAAATCACTGGATTTAAATAAAAAATAATATTTAACATAGAAGTGAAAAGTAATACGCACACAAAAACTGTCACTTACTTAGCAAAAATAGGAAGGTTTAGAATGGCAAGGGTAATGATCGTGGACGATGCCGAATTTATGCGAATGGTAATTAGAGATATCCTCCTGAAGCACGGACACGAGGTGGTTGCCGAGGTAAGTGATGGAGAAGAAGCAGTTCAGACGTATCTGGAAGTAAAACCTGATCTTGTGTTAATGGACATAATAATGCCTGATATGGATGGCAAGGAAGCGCTACAAAAACTTCTTTTAATAGATCCTGCCGCAAAAGTGGTAATGTGTTCTTCTCTTGGGCAGCAGGCTCTGATAACCGAATCTATGAAAATAGGAGCTATGGGTTTTATAGTGAAACCTTTTGAGCCGGAAAGCATGCTTGATGTAATTAGAAAAATAGCCGAACCAAATTAACCTGCCAGACTAACTTAACCTTGCAGAACCAGGTTACATTGAAAAACCAGATTTACCCTGCCAAATAAAATAACTTTACCAGATAAGATAATTTTGCCAGACAGGATTAATCAGGTCTAACCAGATCTACCTTCTAAACCAGATAATTTTGTCAAACCAACATCCGAAGAAAGTGCTTGAAATGGTTATTCGTGCGCTCATAGTGGATGATTCTGCTTTGATTCGCAAAGTCCTTTCCGATATTCTTAATCAGGATCCTAAAATCGCTGTTATCGGAACTGCAATCAATGGAGAGGACGGCCTTGAAAAAGTCAGAAAACTTAAGCCCGATGTAGTTCTTCTTGATAATATAATGCCTGTTCTTGATGGGCTTAAGACTCTTTCCCATATCATGGAAGAATTTCCGACTCCTGTGGTTATAGTGTCAGCTCTGGGGGAAAAGGCTGAGGAGATTACCCTCACAGCTCTGGAGTATGGAGCAGTGGACGTAATCGAAAAGCCTTCGGGTATTCTCAGTCAAAGTATGCACGAGATGGCAGAAGAAATTTGTGCAAAAGTCAGAGCAGTTTCAAAAGCCGATCTTAATAACCTTGGGTGCATCCGGGATTTAGAACACCAGATACCTGAAAACCACAGGAAAAAAAAGAATAGCCTCCGGGAGAAAACCTCTGTTAGAAATGTGCTGGCTATAGGCGCATCTACAGGAGGGCCAAGAGCTCTGGAAAAACTTATAGGCTCGTTTCCCGCTGAAATTCCAGCTGCGGTTCTTATAGTACAGCACATGCCTCCGGGTTTTACAGCATCCCTCTCTAAAAGGCTTGATGCAAAATCAGCCCTCAGGGTAAAAGAAGCACAGGAAGGAGACATAATGGAAGAAGGAACTGTGTTTATAGCCCCTGGAGATTATCATATGGAAATTGTACGGAATAAAGTAAACGGCTTTGGAGAAGATACAGTGCATCTATCCTGCGGACCTAAAGAGCTGGGGTCCAGGCCCTCAGTAAATGTCCTGTTCAGATCAGTTGCCAGGATTTACGGTCCCAGAGTTATTTCCCTTGTACTTACAGGAATGAACTGCGATGGAGCGGATGGAGCTGAAGAGATTAAAAAAATGGGCGGTAAAGTGATCGCAGAAGACCAAAGCTCATGTGTGATATACGGAATGCCTGGAGAGATTGTAAGGCGAAACCTGGCAGACTTTGTGCTTCCTCTGGATAAAATGGCTGATGAAATTGTCAAAATAGTCAGATGACCCTGGGTAGATCAATTATTAAATTAATTTTTTAGATCAAATCTGGTTAAATTAATTGTTCAGATTGATTGCCAGATTGGTTACTCAGATTGGTTACTCAGATTGGTTACTCAGATTGATTGCTTAGATCAGCCTGTAAGATTAATTACTCAGATTAATTGCTTAGATCAGTCTGTAAGATTAATTACTCAGATTAATTGTTGGCTCAGCTGGTTAGGTCAAAGGGTTAGACGAATTTTAAAGTAACATATTCTTTAAAGTAACATATTCTTTAAAGTAACATATTCTTTAAGTAACATATTCTTTTAAAATAACATAATTCTTAAAAGTAACATAATTAATAATTTTTACTTATAGAAAATTCCGGTAGCTTTCAGGATTATAAAATGTTTACAGAAGGCAGGCAAAATCATGGACATGTCGAAGTATATAGGCATTTTCAGGTCCGAATCTGAAAAAAACATTCAGGAGATGAGCGACTCCCTGCTAGCACTTGAACAGAATCCTGAAAATGCGGAGCAGATGAATATATTATTTCGTTCAGCTCATACTTTTAAGGGCATGGCTGCAACCATGGGGTTCAAACAGATTGTTGAACTGACACATGAGATGGAAAGCCTGATTGATAGATCCCGTACAGGAAAGCTAACCCTTGATTCTTATTTAATCGATATCCTTTTCGAATGCCTGGATACTCTGGAGAGGCTTGTTGAGGAAGTCTGTGCAGGCATGGAAAACAAAATCGTCGGGAGAGAAGGCGATAGAAGCGAAGGTAGTAACTCCGGCCCAGATGCAGAAAAGATTTTAGAAACTCTGAGGACGATAAATAATCCCTCAGAGGAATACATTCTTCAAAAAAATGAATTTTGTACTTTTTCTTTAGATAAAGGAATAGAGGAAAAAGGGAAAAGACAAGAAGTAAAGGAAAAAACAGGAGAGAAAACGGAAGAGAAAGCGGAAGAGAAAGAAAAAGGAGAAAAAGAAGAAGAAACAGAAAAAACAGAAGGAAGAGAAAAAGAAGAAACACAAAAAACAAAAGAGGGAGAAAAAATAGAAGAGAGAGAAAAAGGAGAAAAAATAGAAGAGAGAGAAAAAGGAGAAAAAATAGAAGAGAGAGAAAAAGGAGAAAAAACAGAAGAAGATGAGGAAAGAGAAAGAAAAAATGCAGAAAAAGAGGAAAAGGAAAAAGCGGTAGAGAAAGAAAAAGAAGAAGAAACAGAAGGGAGAGAAAAAAACGAAAAAGAAAGGCAAAGTGGTAAGGAAGTAAAAACCCAGAGCCCAAAAATACATAGTTCAAGGGTCAGTACTGAGAAGTTAGATAAGCTGATGAACCTTGTCGGTGAGCTAGTAATAAACAGAAGCAGGGTAAAAGAGCTCACAGGGAAATTAAAATCAAAAGATCTGGACTTTGCACTTTCTGACTACCAGAAGCTAACCAGGGAGCTTCAAGAAGAAGTGTTAGAGATAAGGATGATACCTCTGGACCACATAACCAATATTTTCCCCAGAATGATAAGAGATCTTGCGAGGGGACAAAATAAAAAAATTGATTTCATAATAAGGGGAAAAGAAATCAAAATAGATAGAGCTATTATAGAAGAAATCGGGGATCCTCTTGTGCACCTGCTAAGAAATGCAGTGGACCACGGAATAGAAACTCCTGAAAAGCGTGTGGAACTCGGGAAAGAGGAAACTGGCAAGATAATAATTACAGCTTCAAGACAGCAAAACTATGTCCTTATCAGGATAGAGGATGATGGGAAAGGCATAGATGCAGAAGAAATCCGAAAAATCGCATTTCAAAGAAGACTTATTTCTAGAGACGAAGCCGAACAGCTTTCTGAAAGAGAATTAATACAGCTAATTTTCACACCAGGACTCAGTACTGCCAGCGAGGTTACGGACCTTTCAGGCAGAGGAGTCGGGATGGATATTGTAAAAAACCGAATTGAACACCTTGGAGGTTCCATAAAGGTGGACTCAAAACCTGGAACCGGTTCAAGGTTCGAATTGAGGTTACCAATAACTATTGCTCTTTGCCAGTCTATGCTTGTAAAAGTGGGAATGGAAAGGTACGCAATACCTTTTACCAATATAATAAAAAGCATTTCAGTCAGGAAAAAGGACGTCCGGCATATAAGGAGCGAAGAAGTTATTTTGATAAATGAAAAAACACTTCCACTGTTGAGATTACGTAAGTTGTTCCAATTGCCTGCGATAGAGAATGAAGAAAACCTGGATATAGTTATAGTCGAAAAAGCCGGACAGTACATAGGGCTTGTGGTGGACTCACTGCTTGGAAAACAGGAAATAATTATAAAAACCTTCAAAAGCAGGTTGCTGGAAAAAACCCGGGGATTTGCGGGAGCAACCGTCATGGGAGACGGGAGTGTTATTTTAATCCTTGATATTAACTCTATAACCTGAAATCTCGACTGAAGAGAAAAATGAACGCATGCAGGTGAAACGAAAGTGAATGAAACCGGATAAATATAGACTGGAGACAGACGCAGAGAAAATAAAAACAGAAAGAGAACGAGAGAAAATAAAAACAGAAAGAGATTTTGAGGAAGACTCGGGATTTGAATTATTAAAAAGAGTGATTACGGAAAGTACCGGATTTAACTGTGAGCAGTATAAGGAAGCCCATTTCAGGCGCAGAGTTAATGTCCGGGTCAGGGCTACCGGGTCAGAAAGTTATGAAGAATATCTCAGGTTGCTGAGAAAGAGTTCAATTGAGCATGAATATCTTATTAAAGCCCTTACGATAAACGTCAGCGAATTTTTCCGAAATCCGGAAACCTTTGAGGTAATTGAAAAAGAAGTTGTTCCTTTTTTAATAAAGTCCAGATCAGACTCGCTTGTAAAATCGATCCGTATCTGGAGCGCAGGCTGTGCAACAGGAGAAGAGGTCTATTCTCTTGCTATTTTGTTCCATAGAGCTCTTGGAAAAGACCTGGATAAGTATAGAATAAGCATTATAGGCACTGACATTGACACTATAAGCCTTGAAAAAGCCCGAAAAGGAATTTACCCTGAAAATGTACTTAAAAATATAGACGCCAGTACAAGAGAAAAATATTTTGTGAAAAAAGGTGAGACCTATCAGGTTCTCGACAATTTAAGGAGTATTATTCGTTTTAAACGGCATGATATGATATCAGAATCCTGTATAGACCATTTTGACCTCATAATCTGCCGAAACGTTATGATATACTTTAAAAAGGAAATTCAAGAACAATTGCAGCTTAACTTTCACAGGGCATTAAATAAAAAAGGTTTCTTTGTGATAGGAAAAGCCGAAACACTGCTGGGAACAGCTTCAAATCGCTTTAAGCCTTACAATGCGAGAGAGCGCCTGTACTTAAAAGAAAACTAAAATGTGGAAAGAAATCCATATAGAAGAGATCAATAGAAATCCATATTGGAAGGAACCAGATTGAAAGAAATCCATAACGAAAAAAATCCATAATGGAAGAAGTACATAACGAAAGAAATCCATAATGGAAGAAGTACATAACGAAAGAAATTCATAACGAAAGAAATACGTATGAAAGAGATCTGAAAAACCGAAGAAAACTATGGGGAATTTTATGGAAGAGATAACAAGTTTAAGCGAATTCGAGTATGGAGCGCTGAAAGAAATAGGAAATATAGGTATAGGAAATTCGGCAGTTTCTCTTTCGAGGCTCGTAAACAGTCTTGTATGTACAAAGGTTATAGATACGGAATTGGGATTAATCGAAGACATACCGAAAATAGCAGGTTTTTCAGAATCCCCGGTTATGGGCACATTGATACGTATAAAAGAGGACCTCAATGGATATATCCTTGTTTTTTTCCCAGAAACAAGTGCAGAGAGCCTCTATATAAGCCTTTCAGGCGAGGAAATCGAAAAAAATCTTACAGATCCGGTAAAAAGGTCTTTAAAAATATCTTTAATTGAGGAAGTTAGCCATATCCTGGCAGGAACCTATGTAACTTCTCTCGCGAAGTTTTTGAAACTTAATCTTTCAATTTCAATACCTTATGCAACATATGATATGTCTGACTCAATTTTTAATTCGGTGATTACAGAAATGGGCTATATAGCAGATTTTGCTTTCGTACTTGATGCAGAATTTCTGATAAAAGAAAAGAGGATTAAAGGGAACGTACTGACTTTACTTGATCCGAAATCTCTTAGCTGTTTGCTGGAAAGAATCAATTCGATGATTAATCAAAATGCTTGATTATTACATTAAAATTAACAGGACAGAAACCATATAAAAGGAACAGATAATCACAAAATAATAATCAGTTTTCAAACCAGTAAATATCAAACCGATAACTTTAAACCAATAACTTAAACCGATGACTTAAACCAATAAAAATTCAAACCAATAACTTAAAATCAATAACTTAAACCGATAAAAATTCAAACCAATAACTTAAAATCAATAACTTAAACCGATAAAAATTCAAACAGGTGAATTTTGAACTAACCGGTGTTATGAAAATAGACTTATAAGGAGGTTTTACAGATTGGTCAATTCGGACATAATCACGGTGGGGATAGGAGATTGTGCAATAGCTAGAAGCCCCATGAAAATTAAAACCTCCGGACTGGGTTCCTGCCTTGGAATAACCCTCTATGATAGACAGAAAAAGATAGGTGGCCTTCTCCATACCATGCTTCCAAACATAAAAGATGCAAAACTAAAAGATAATCCTGCCAAATTTACAGATGCGGGAATAGAGTATCTTGTAGACGAGATGATCAGAAGAGGAGGTTCCATAGATAAACTTGAAGCAAAAGTTGTAGGGGGAGCGGGAATGTTTGAAAATTCACGCCTGAATATAGGTGAGAGAAACATTAAAAGTGCCAGAGAAACAATGAAAAAACTGGAAGTGTCTATTATAGCTGAGGACGTGGGGAAAAACTACGGACGTACAGTAATATTCGATACTCTTACTGGAGATCTTCTTATAAAGACAATTCTAAAAGGGGATAAATTAATTTAAGAATTTATTATCTAGTTTAATATTAATATCTAGTTTTGTACTTAATTGCATTTAATTACCCATTTTATACCATATTTCAGTTTCTTATCTTGTTATCCAGTTTTTATTTTACAATCAGTATTTATTTTTACCATCGGTTTTTATTGTTAAACATCAGTTTGCTCATTTGCATCTTATCATCCATTTTGTGTTTTATTATCCAGTTTGCCCTTTATTGTCGATTTTTTATCCGTTATTCGATCCAGGGTATTATTCGTTTATTCGCTCCAGAGTATTTTGAATTTCTTTTCTTTAAAAAATTATATATTTGATATAAATATTATAATAGACATTCATTATCTAATCGATTGCAGGCAGAAAAGCTATGCTTAAAATCGATTGATTAACAGAGAAAATAAAATACCATAAAACTCTAAGTGTATGCCTGGGATTAAGTACGCCGAATTATGTGACTTTTTCTATACGGCATAAGAAATAGAGCAGAGCATTGGCGATCAGCATGGGACGACCAATTAAAAACAGCATAAATTTAAAACAATATAAATAGTTCAAGGATATCTAAAAAGGCTGAATCAAAAATAAAGGATTGAATGTACTGCACCGAAACATGCTGAAATGAAACATTAGAATGGATGTGCAATTGTAAAGTAACAATAATTGTAAAGTAACAATTGTTGAAACATACCTAAGCACGCTAAACTGACTAAAAAATGCTGTTATAGCAGACATCAAACCTGTAGCTTATTAATTAAATAACGAAAAGTAAACTAGGGGAATTTCATGGAAATCAACGGAGTAGAAATTGAAGACACATATGCAGAAGCGTTTCCGATCAAGATTGCACGAGTGCTCATAACAGCAGTAACAAAGCGCTGGGCTCAGGTAGCAGCTACTGAAGCTACCGGCTTCGGGACATCAGTTATAATGTGCCCTGCAGAAGCTGGAATTGAAAGGTTCGCAAGCCCCAGCGAGACTCCTGACGGGAGACCTGGAGCTTATATTCAGATCTGTACTTTCAAATATGAAGCCCTTGAAGAACAGCTGCTCGAGAGGATTGGACAGTGCGTACTTACTGCTCCTACAACTGCAGTCTTTAACGGCCTGCCCGATTCTGAGAAACAGTTCAATGTCGGCTTTAAACTCAAATTCTTTGGAGACGGTATGGAGTCCGAAGCTCAGATTGCCGGGCGCAAAGTATTCAAGGTCCCGATCATGGAAGGAGACTTCGTGACTGAAGACAACATCGGAGCTATAGCCGGAATTGCAGGCGGAAACTTCTTTATCTTCGGAGACTCCCAGATGAGTGCCCTGACTGCAGCCGAAGCCGCTGTAGATGCAATTGCAGAACTTGAAGGCACAATTACCCCCTTCCCTGGCGGCATTGTTGCAAGTGGGTCCAAGTCCGGAGCAAACAAGTATAAATTCCTGAAAGCTACTGCAAACGAAAAGTTCTGCCCCTCCATAAAGGATAAAGTAGAGAACACTGAAATTCCTGCCGATGTCAATGCTGTTTATGAAATCGTTATCAACGGGCTCGATGAAGCAAGTATAAAAGCAGCAATGAAAGCCGGAATAGAAGCTGCGGTAACTGTCCCCGGAATCAAAAAGATTTCCGCAGGGAACTACGGCGGCAAACTTGGTAAGTATCAATTCAAACTTCACGAACTCTTCTAAGAATTCAGGTTCTATGAGCTCTGATGAGCTCAAAATTCTCTTTTTTAGTCACATACTATTTTTATTAAATAATTATTATTTTTTACATAATTAATATTTTTTTAGTCATTTGTTATTTTTTAAATAATTATTATTCTCTGTTTTACCTGTAATTTAATTTTAACGAGAAAGCTTTTCCTATACCTCGCAAACACCTTTTTATTTTCCAGACCTAATTACTTTTCAGAGAAAAGTGAGGTATGAAAACGTGAATAAACAAAGAATCAATTATCTGGTGGATCTTGTCCTGACCGCCCTATTTTTCGTAGTCGCATTTACGGGTTTTTTCATGTATTTTTTCATCCCTTCGGGAATCCAGAGAGGCAGATACGTTGTATACATGGGGCTAACGAAAGCCACGTGGATCTGGCTACATAATAGAGCTGGAATCCTGATAATAATTCTTGTAATCATTCATCTTATCCTGCACTGGAACTGGATTGTACGTACTACCAGAAATTTCTTCGGAAAAGAAAAAGGCGAATTGGAAGAGAATGAAGACAAAAAAATAGAAGACAAAATAGAAAAATATTAAAAAAGGATTAAAAAGTAGAAAAATTATAAAAAACACAGATATTATAAAAAGATATAAAAAATTATAAAAAGATATAAAAAATTATAAAAAGATATAAAAAATTATAAAAAGATATAAAAAATTATAAAAAGATATAAAAAATTATAAAAAGATATAAAAAATTATAAAAAGATATAAAAAACTTAAGAAGTTAAAAATCGCTTCAAAATTGCAAAAGGATAAAAGTTATGAAAGCAGAAAATCTGACTCTCAGATCTGCTTTTATCCATAGGATTATTTTAGAGTCCTATTTTAGAGTCCTAGAGCGTTGAACCCGGAAAGTAGAATATCTCTTGGATCAAGGCCGGTAACCCGTATCATAACATAGGCTCCGAGGAAAGTACCTGTCATACTCCCTATGTTAGCAAAGCTAGCGACAAGGAGGACTCGCATAAACCTGTTTTTGAACATTTCCCTGAAAGTTTCTATCCCTGCAAGGGCTTTTATATCTGCGGCGGTAGGGTTTCGCTGTCTTGCTTCTACAATTCCAGCAAACCAGCCCGCAGCAATTAAAGGGTGAAGAGTGGTCAGCCAGGCAACCGAAAA
This window of the Methanosarcina mazei S-6 genome carries:
- a CDS encoding chemotaxis protein CheD, whose translation is MVNSDIITVGIGDCAIARSPMKIKTSGLGSCLGITLYDRQKKIGGLLHTMLPNIKDAKLKDNPAKFTDAGIEYLVDEMIRRGGSIDKLEAKVVGGAGMFENSRLNIGERNIKSARETMKKLEVSIIAEDVGKNYGRTVIFDTLTGDLLIKTILKGDKLI
- a CDS encoding CheR family methyltransferase produces the protein MKPDKYRLETDAEKIKTEREREKIKTERDFEEDSGFELLKRVITESTGFNCEQYKEAHFRRRVNVRVRATGSESYEEYLRLLRKSSIEHEYLIKALTINVSEFFRNPETFEVIEKEVVPFLIKSRSDSLVKSIRIWSAGCATGEEVYSLAILFHRALGKDLDKYRISIIGTDIDTISLEKARKGIYPENVLKNIDASTREKYFVKKGETYQVLDNLRSIIRFKRHDMISESCIDHFDLIICRNVMIYFKKEIQEQLQLNFHRALNKKGFFVIGKAETLLGTASNRFKPYNARERLYLKEN
- a CDS encoding protein-glutamate methylesterase/protein-glutamine glutaminase, whose amino-acid sequence is MVIRALIVDDSALIRKVLSDILNQDPKIAVIGTAINGEDGLEKVRKLKPDVVLLDNIMPVLDGLKTLSHIMEEFPTPVVIVSALGEKAEEITLTALEYGAVDVIEKPSGILSQSMHEMAEEICAKVRAVSKADLNNLGCIRDLEHQIPENHRKKKNSLREKTSVRNVLAIGASTGGPRALEKLIGSFPAEIPAAVLIVQHMPPGFTASLSKRLDAKSALRVKEAQEGDIMEEGTVFIAPGDYHMEIVRNKVNGFGEDTVHLSCGPKELGSRPSVNVLFRSVARIYGPRVISLVLTGMNCDGADGAEEIKKMGGKVIAEDQSSCVIYGMPGEIVRRNLADFVLPLDKMADEIVKIVR
- a CDS encoding methyl-accepting chemotaxis protein translates to MYKSTKIGHVVIGFALLLILIFFVGYTGYQGMNEVDKKSRAIQNMTFIMNNMQDALQAEESYVIHGDPAYKKEVYHYLSFVPTQAEISKVIYIGYLDPENRDRMDLVLEASREFNETFNRYVEAEDEQAKVRSKLVNDSEILIINADKLSKNQMVQYREEFEAGYSNETLEKKFSNAESAQRIIVLTMKAQNEYQNYAMSPDQQYADNFNVFMEEIIELSTDLNRRMDRPENIAAGNEILRSAEDFQADFEQFKVLEERKTLEEKNMMSIATRVGEVAEAASADQKEKLDVLITNSVNKIFLVTFLSLLIGGLLVFVIMNIYRKPINELLEASDMVSEGNLDVDIKGSSRSEIFQLSEAFKTMVENLCSLIKEIQEGSLHLATLSEEMSASSEEVASASRRISETAAEISNGAEVQSTKIIDITHAMQDMTHNIQEIADNTQKVSKSTNLLNDTVYNIGNVSRDVLLKMDLISSSVDETEIVIKDLDSKSQQINEIITLITRIADQTNMLALNAAIEAARAGEHGRGFSVVADEVRKLAEESGTAAKDISRLIDEIRESISDTVESIDASKKNVKNGSLSVSEEVEMVTGIVSTINEITNMIEDVAAATEEQSASIEEITSTLEDISSISEQSAAGTQETAAALEEQSASMAELASMANDLSLLGEKMKKVTEKFRLGNSKGESENISD
- a CDS encoding chemotaxis protein CheA, whose product is MDMSKYIGIFRSESEKNIQEMSDSLLALEQNPENAEQMNILFRSAHTFKGMAATMGFKQIVELTHEMESLIDRSRTGKLTLDSYLIDILFECLDTLERLVEEVCAGMENKIVGREGDRSEGSNSGPDAEKILETLRTINNPSEEYILQKNEFCTFSLDKGIEEKGKRQEVKEKTGEKTEEKAEEKEKGEKEEETEKTEGREKEETQKTKEGEKIEEREKGEKIEEREKGEKIEEREKGEKTEEDEERERKNAEKEEKEKAVEKEKEEETEGREKNEKERQSGKEVKTQSPKIHSSRVSTEKLDKLMNLVGELVINRSRVKELTGKLKSKDLDFALSDYQKLTRELQEEVLEIRMIPLDHITNIFPRMIRDLARGQNKKIDFIIRGKEIKIDRAIIEEIGDPLVHLLRNAVDHGIETPEKRVELGKEETGKIIITASRQQNYVLIRIEDDGKGIDAEEIRKIAFQRRLISRDEAEQLSERELIQLIFTPGLSTASEVTDLSGRGVGMDIVKNRIEHLGGSIKVDSKPGTGSRFELRLPITIALCQSMLVKVGMERYAIPFTNIIKSISVRKKDVRHIRSEEVILINEKTLPLLRLRKLFQLPAIENEENLDIVIVEKAGQYIGLVVDSLLGKQEIIIKTFKSRLLEKTRGFAGATVMGDGSVILILDINSIT
- a CDS encoding response regulator; the protein is MARVMIVDDAEFMRMVIRDILLKHGHEVVAEVSDGEEAVQTYLEVKPDLVLMDIIMPDMDGKEALQKLLLIDPAAKVVMCSSLGQQALITESMKIGAMGFIVKPFEPESMLDVIRKIAEPN
- the fhcD gene encoding formylmethanofuran--tetrahydromethanopterin N-formyltransferase, which gives rise to MEINGVEIEDTYAEAFPIKIARVLITAVTKRWAQVAATEATGFGTSVIMCPAEAGIERFASPSETPDGRPGAYIQICTFKYEALEEQLLERIGQCVLTAPTTAVFNGLPDSEKQFNVGFKLKFFGDGMESEAQIAGRKVFKVPIMEGDFVTEDNIGAIAGIAGGNFFIFGDSQMSALTAAEAAVDAIAELEGTITPFPGGIVASGSKSGANKYKFLKATANEKFCPSIKDKVENTEIPADVNAVYEIVINGLDEASIKAAMKAGIEAAVTVPGIKKISAGNYGGKLGKYQFKLHELF
- a CDS encoding chemotaxis protein CheC, producing the protein MEEITSLSEFEYGALKEIGNIGIGNSAVSLSRLVNSLVCTKVIDTELGLIEDIPKIAGFSESPVMGTLIRIKEDLNGYILVFFPETSAESLYISLSGEEIEKNLTDPVKRSLKISLIEEVSHILAGTYVTSLAKFLKLNLSISIPYATYDMSDSIFNSVITEMGYIADFAFVLDAEFLIKEKRIKGNVLTLLDPKSLSCLLERINSMINQNA
- a CDS encoding response regulator; its protein translation is MPEILIVEDNLLNLVVESDLLKSCGYDPIKAKNGFEALEVLSKVKVDLILMDMELPKMHGLELLQRIKCNPDTESIKVVAVTGNCDPESRQEFLKAGCHAVLSKPINFDRFGSQVKEFLTVMNSPH